The DNA window AGCGCATGTCCCGTCCGCCCCCGAGCAATATCGGGTTATGCTATTATAATATTTGCAGGGCGTGGACAAGCAGTTGAGTCATGGCAAGTGCTTATTCCGCCGGCGCACCGGCGACATTCTTGCGAGCGGCCTCCACCATCAGCCGCCGGGCGCGGAACACGCCCCATTGCTGATCGACCAGCACGCCGATGAGAATGACCCCGCCCATCACCGCGAAGTTGAGGGAAGACGGGATGCCGAGCAGATTGACAAGGTTCTGCAGCTCCTGCAGCAGCACGGTGCCCAGCACGACGCCGATCAGCGAGCCCTCGCCGCCACGCAGCGAGAAACCGCCAAGCACAGCCGCGGCGATGGCGTAGAGTTCGTAGAACTGGCCATGGCTGGCGGGTGAAATCGAGCGCGTGTACATGGCGAAGTAGATCGCCGACAAGGCGGTCAGCACGCCGCAGATGACATAGGCGGCCATCACGATCCGGCCGGTGCGGATGCCTGAATATTTCGCCGCCTCCTCGTTCTTGCCGATGGCATAGAGATAGCGGCCGAACACCGAGCGGTGCAGCACCACCCACATGACGATGGCGATGATGACCAGGGCGAAGAAGGAGTTCGGCACGCCCCAGGAGCGGCCGGCGGTGAGAAATTCGAGGTCAGGGAAATTCTGGCCGAAGGCGAAGCCGGCCGTGCCGTCGGCGGTGTAGAAGCGCGCGACGCCGCGATAGATCAGCAAGCCGCACAGCGTCACGACAAAGGGTTGCAATTTCAGCCGCGTAATCAGCCAGCCATGCGCCAAGCCGATGATCGCGCCGAGCACAAGGATGAGCACGAAGGCAACAGGCCATCCCATGCCGCGCACGGCGATGAAGTCGATGAACAGCGTGCCCAGCAGCGCGACCAGCGAGCCGACCGACAGCTCGATGCCGCCGGTGATGATGACGAAGGCCTGGCCGATCGAAAGGATGCCGAACAGACCGATCAGGTTCGAGGTGTTGGCAAGGTTGATCGGCAACAGGAAGCGCGGATTGATGATGGCGACGATCGCCCCGACCACCAGGATCAGGATCAGCAGGCCGAGATCTTTCTTGCTCATCGTCGTCTCCGCTTACGGCCAGAGCGCGTCGCGCGCTCCGGCTCCTTGGTCTATGCGTGTCGTTGCCGCAAACTCGCTTCTGCGCGACAGCATTAGTTTGCCGGCTTCCCCACAGCCAGCAGCAGCACGTTTTCCTGGCTGAACTGGTCCTTGTCGAGAATGCCAGAGATCTGGCCCTCATGCATGACGGCGATGCGGTCGGACACGCCGATCACCTCCTCCATGTCGCTGGAGATCATCAGCACGGCGACGCCGGCATCGGCGAGCGCCCGCATCAGCCCGTAGATTTCCGCCTTCGCGCCGATGTCGATGCCCCGCGTCGGCTCATCGAGGATCATCACCTTCGGGTTCATGGCCAGCCACTTGCCGAGCACCACCTTCTGCTGATTGCCGCCCGACAGCGTGCCGGTGCGCGTCTGCACCGAGGGCGCCTTGATGCCGAGATCCTTCTTCTGCTTCTCGGCGGTGGCGTGCTCCGCACTGGCCGACACCAGCGAGCGCCTGGCATGCGCCGGCAGATTGGGCAGCGAGATGTTCTGCGCGATCGACAGGTCGAGCAGGATACCGGTCAGCTTGCGGTCTTCCGGCACCAGGAAGATGCCGTGCGCGACGGCGTCGGCCGCGGAGCCGAGCACAAGCGGCTTTCCGTCGAGCTCCAGCGTGCCGCCAAGGCTGCCGTCAATGCCGAAGAATACGCGTGCCAGCTCGGTGCGGCCGGAGCCGACCAGGCCGGCAAGGCCGAGGATCTCGCCGCGCCTGACATCGAGGTCGACCGGACGGCCGGGATAGGTGGGCGTGCGGACGGCCTTGGCAGCGAGGGCGACGGCGCCGGGGGCACGCGCGGCCTCGGAAGCTTTCTCGCGCTCCTTCAGCATGCGGCCGATCATCAGCTTGACCATCTGGTCGTGGTTGATGTCGCGCTTGCCCAGCGTGCCGGCCAGCATGCCGTCGCGCAACACGACGACGCGGTCGGCGACGCGCTCGACCTCGTGCAGGCGGTGCGAAATGAAGATGACGCTGATGCCGTCGGCCTTCAGCGCCTTGATGACGTCGAGCAATTTGTCGGTTTCGGCGATCGGCAGGCTCGATGTCGGCTCGTCCAGGATGACCAGCCTTGCCTTGATCGAGAGCGCCTTGGCGATCTCGACCATTTGCTGTTGCGCGAGCGACAGGTCGGCGACCTGCGTGTCGGCGGAAAAATTGGCGCCGACGCGCTTGAGCAACGGCGCCACCATGGCGCGCAACCTGGCGCGGTCGACGAGCTTGAGCGGTCCGGCGCGCAGCGGTTCGCGGCCAAAGAAGATGTTGGCGGCGACATCGAGGTTGTCGAACAGGTTGAGTTCCTGGTGGACGAAGGCGATGCCCGAGCCAAGGCTGCCTTCGACGCTGAGCCCCTTGTGGGCGGTGCCATCGACCGTGATCGTGCCGGTGTCCGGCGTGGTGACGCCGCCGAGGATCTTCATCAAGGTCGACTTGCCGGCGCCGTTCTCGCCGACGAGGCCGATAACCTCGCCCGGCCTGACCTCCATCGAGAAGCCATCGAGCGCGACGACGCCCGGATAGGTCTTGCGCACGTTCTCGAGACTGAGGAACGGGGTGATTGCCGCGATGGATGTGTCGGAATAATTCATCATGCCTGACAGCGATTGGCGGGCCGACCTTTCAGCAGACTGACGATCCCGGCAGGGTTCGTCAATGCGGGCGGCCGGCTCAACCGAAGCTGAGCCGGCCGAACTGCTTCTTGGCCTCAGTTTCCAGCCATCGCCTTCAGGTTGGCGGCATAGGCGTCGACATCATCCTTGCCGATGATCTTGGTCGGGATGATGATCAGCGCATTGGCCGGGATGCCCGACTTGTCGCCCTTGAGATAGGCCGCCATCAGCTTCATGCCCTGATAGGCCCATTCGAAAGGCTGCTGCACGACGGTGGCGGCAATGGTGCCTTCCTTGACGCCGCCCAGCGTGATCGGATCGTCATCGAAACCGACGACCGTGATCTGGCCGAGCTTGCCGGCGTCGCGCAGCGCTTCATAGATGCGCGGCGTGTTGTAGGAATAGAAGCCGACCATGCAGGTGACGTCGGGGCTGGCAACCAGCGCGTCCTCGACATTCTTCTTGGCGCGGGCCTGGTCGATATCGTCGCCACGCACGTCGTCAAGCGTGATCTTGGTGCCGGCCAGCCCATCCTTGAAGCCCTGGATGCGCTCCTTGGCATTGTCGGCACCGAGCAGGCCGACGAAGCCGAGGCACTTGCCGCCATTGGGCATCGCCTTCTTGGCGATATCGGCGGCCTGCTTGCCGGCGTCGACATTGGACGAGCCGATATAGGCGACACGCTTGGTCTGCGGAGCGTCACTGTCGGTGGTGAACAGCGCTGTTTCCGAGGCGATCTTGTTCAAGCCATCGGTCGAGGTCTTCGGGTCAACCGCCGATACCATGATGCCCTTGACACCGGCCGTGACCAGATCGTCCATCAGGCGCTGCTGGATGGCGACCGAGGACTGCTCGGGATATTTGAGCTCAAGTTTATAGTCAGGCAGTTCGCCTTGCGCCTTCTTGACGCCGGCTTCGGCCGCTTTCCAGAAATCGGAAGCGCCGTTGACGACGAAGGCCAGCGTCGGCTTGTCGTCGGCGCGCGCGATGGCTGTCGCCGTCAGGCCGACAACCAGGGCCGCGGCGGCCACGGATGCATTGCGTATCAAGGATTTCATGTTCAACCTCCCGTTTTGGTCCAGCCATCCGGCTGACCGGTCTTGCTCACTAGAATTGCCTTGCTCACCTGAATTTGCCGTTTGCGGCTCGGACGCCCCTCCTCCTCAGGGGTTCCCGGCACTGAAAGAATGGCGTCGTTCCAGCCACGGCCACGGACTTTAGAGACTCATCCATCATTCGTAAATAGTCCGATTTGTCTGACATATCACATGTCCGAGAAAGGGCTTGCGGAGGCAATATCCGCTCGCCATCGGGCCAGTCACGCACGCTTTCCCGCCGCGCCGGAACCCAACGGGGCCGGACGCAACGGATTGACGTTACAGCGCATTTTTGTATTAGTAAACACTATTAGTTTTAGCCACATTCAGACACGTCGTAGTGACATCGCGGACGATGTACCGCCACGCCGATGCCTTGGCAAAATCACGAGACAAGCCTTGCAGCTCTTGCGTTCCATCGATATGCGGAAGCTGATGACCGATGGACCACGAGGTCATTAATAGATATAAACAGTGCGACGATTTCTATAAATCGGCACCGCAGCACCATCTTGTCGATCCGGCAGGCCGCCGCTAGACAGGACGGGGGATTGGGGACACCAATGCGATGAGCGAGACGACGGATCCGGCCAGCGAGACGGCGAGACGCCGCAAGGCGCCGGCAAAGCCCAAGGGGCGGGTCACCATGACCGACATCGCCAGGGCCGCCGGCTGTTCGCAGGCGACCGTCTCCTTCGTGCTCAACAATTCGCCCGGCATCAGGCTGTCGCAGCAGACCCGCGAGCGGGTGATCGAGGCTGCCCGTGCGCTGGGCTACAGCGCCCCCGCCTTCTCGGCACTGCGCAAGCCTGTTGCCGCCTTCGACGGGCTTGACGGGGTGATCGGCTTTGCCGTCGACCAGCTCGCCACCAGCCCGGAGGCGGTGGTCGCCATCGAGGGCGCGCGCCAGGCCTCGTGGAATGCCGGCAACGTACTCCTGGTGGCGCAGACCATGGGCGACGCCGTGATGGAGCCCCGCGCCATACAGGCGCTGACCAGGCGGGGCATTTCGGCGCTGATCTACATGACCATCTTCACCCGCGAGATCACGGCGCCCGACTTCCTCTACAGCCTCGACATCCCGGTGATCCTGCTCAACTGCTACACGTCGGACTATGCCTTCCCCGCCGTGGTGCCTTCCGAGATCGCCGGCGGCCAGAGTTCGACCCGGCATCTGATCAGCCACGGCCACCGCCGCATCGCCACCATCACCGGTGAGCCGTGGATGCAGGCCGCACAGGACCGGCTGAAGGGCTACCGCCGCGCGCTCGCCACCGCCGACATCCCGTTCGACCCGGAGTTGGTGGTCGAGGGCGACTGGTCGGCAAGCGCCGGCTATGCCGCGACGGTAAAGCTCTTGGCACTGAAGGACCGTCCAACCGCCATCTTCTGCCAGAACGACCGCACCGCGATCGGCTGCTACGAGGCACTCAAGGAAGCCGGCCTGCACATTCCGCAGGACATCTCCGTGGTCGGCTATGACGACGAGGAAATCGCCCGGCATTTGTTCCCGCCGCTGACCACCTCGATCCTGCCGCACATGGCGATGGGCCAATGGGCGATCGAGCAGCTCGAGGCACCCTTGCCGCCCGGGCAGGGGCGGTATCCCATCACCAAGCTGGAGTGCCCGCTGGTGGAACGGGAGAGCGTGCGGGCCGTCGCGGGCGGTTAACGCCAGGAGACCGGCTCAGTGGCGTTGCGACCGGCGCATATATTTCTCCAGCCACAGGCTGTAGCGTGACCCGCCGAAGCACAGCAGGAAGTAGATCAGCGCGGCGAGCAGATACGCCTCGTCGTAGTAGCCCAGCCATTGCGGGTCGGTGGCCGAGGCGCGCGCGGCGTTGAGTAGATCGAAGATGCCGATGACGGCGAGCAGGGACGTCGCCAACAGGAAGCCGATCGCCAGGTTGACCATGCCGGGAATGACCAGGCGCAGCGCCTGCGGCAGCACGACAAGCCGCATCGTGCGCCAGTAGCCGAGGCCAAGCGCGGTCGCCGCTTCGTACTGGCCTGGCGGGATCGCCTGCAGGCCGCCGCGAATGACTTCCGCGACATAGGCCGACCAGAACAGCGTGATCATGATCATGGCGCGCACATTCTTGTCGATCATCTGGCCATTGGGGATGGCCATCGGCAGGATGAGCATCGCCACGTAGAGGATGGCCACCATCGGCGTGCCGCGCATCACTTCGATGAAGACGATGGCCAGCATGCGCAGGCCGCCCATGCCGGAGCGCCGGGCCAGCGCCAGCAGGATCGCCAGCGGCGTGGCGAGACCGAAGCAGACCGACCACACGAACAGCGTTACCGCCAACCCACCCCACTGGTTGGATGGGACGGTAGGTGGAACCAGCGAGCCGGACATCAGCATCCAGCTGGCGGCAATCACGACGCACCAGGCGGCGAGCAATCCCTTGCGCCAGAAGCGCGGCTGCGCGGTGACGACCAGCAACCCCAGCAGCAGCACCATGACGATCAGCGGGCGCCATTGCAGCGCCGGCGGGTAGAAGGCGAACAGGATGAAGCGGAATTTTGCCCCGACGAACGCCCAGCAGGCGCCAGAGGCCGCCGCGCAGTCAGCCGAGGTGCCCGTCCATGTCGCGTCGAATATGCCCCAGCGCAGCAGCGGCGGTATGATCCAGGCCAGCAGTGCGACCGTGACCACGGTGATGACCGAATTCAGCGGCGTTCCGAAAAGCCCCACCTTCAATGTCCGCAGCGTCGTCGACGATCGCCATGTTCTGAGATCAAGAGCATCGGAGAGGCTCATATCCTTGCGCCCTTGAGCGAGACACGCTTGTTGTAGAGGTTCATGGCCGCCGAGACGGAGAGGTTGATCGCCAGATAGATGCCGATCAGCAGGGTCAGCGCTTCCAGCGACTGTCCGGTCGTGTTGGCTGTGGTGTTGATGATGCTGACCAGATCAGGGTAGCCGATGGCGACGGCAAGGCTGGAATCCTTGGTCAGGTCGAGGTAGCTGGACGTGGTCAGCGGCGTGATGACGCGCAAGGCCTGCGGCAACACGACAAGGCGCATGATCTGGCCGTTGTGCAGGCCAAGCGCCCTCGAGGCCTCCCACTGGCCGCGATCGACGGACTGGATCCCGGCCCGCACGATCTCGGCGATGGCGGCCGAGAATTTCACCACCAGGCCGGTCAAAAGGGCGGCGAATTCCGGTGTCAGATTGTAACCGCCACGGATGTTGAAGCCGGCCAGCGCCGGTATCTCCCAGGCCGCGCCGGCACCGGTCAGCGGGAAGGCTAGCGCAACGGCGCCCAACAGCAGTGCCGTTGCCAGGCCCAACCGCCTGGCGGACAGACCGCCACCTCGCCATGCCCTCAGAACGAAGATCAGGTACGCGGCGGCGAGGCCGCCAAGCAGCCAGAGCGTCGGTACCGACACGTTGTGGAAGCCGAGCCCCGGCACGAAGACGCCGCGATTGGTGAGGAAGAAGCTGCCGAAGGCCGAAAGCGCCTGCCGTGGCGAGGGAAAGGATTTTGCCAGCGAAATCCAGAAGAACAGCTGCAGCAGAAGCGGCGTGTTGCGGACGATCTCGACATACCACCGCACCAGCCCCGCCAGCAGAAGATTGCCGGAGAGCCCGGCAACGCCGAGGACAACGCCGAGGATCGTGGCCAGCACGCAGCCAAGCGCCGCCGCTTTGATCGTGTTCAAAAGCCCGGCCAGGATGGCGCGCGCATAAGGGTCGCCGGCCTTGAAAGCAATCGGCGCCTCGCCGATCTCGAAACTCGCCGGCCGGCTGAGGAAGTCGAAGCCCGGCGTGATGCCGATGCGCGCCATCGTCTCGGCCGTGTTGTGGCCAAGCAGCCAGAACAGCGCGACGACCGCGGTGATGACGGCGACCTGCGTCAGCGGATAGCTGCCCCACCACAGGGATATCCTGCGCAGAATGCCGGGTCCGCCAGGACCCGGCACGGGTTCGTCAATCAAGGACATTGGTCGGCGAAGGCCTTAGCGGAACGGCGGCGAGTAGAGCAGGCCACCATTGGTCCACAGGCTGTTGTAACCACGCTCCCAGCCGAGGGGCTTCAGGTTGCGGTCGTAGATTTCGCCGTAATTGCCGACGGTCTTGATGATGTTGTAGGCCCATTTCGGATCGAGGCCGATGGCTTGCGCGAGTGAGGGATCTACGCCGAGGAAGCGCTGGATGGCCGGATCCGGCGACTTGAGGAAGTCGTCGATGTTCTTGCTGGTGA is part of the Mesorhizobium loti genome and encodes:
- a CDS encoding amino acid ABC transporter permease, with amino-acid sequence MSLIDEPVPGPGGPGILRRISLWWGSYPLTQVAVITAVVALFWLLGHNTAETMARIGITPGFDFLSRPASFEIGEAPIAFKAGDPYARAILAGLLNTIKAAALGCVLATILGVVLGVAGLSGNLLLAGLVRWYVEIVRNTPLLLQLFFWISLAKSFPSPRQALSAFGSFFLTNRGVFVPGLGFHNVSVPTLWLLGGLAAAYLIFVLRAWRGGGLSARRLGLATALLLGAVALAFPLTGAGAAWEIPALAGFNIRGGYNLTPEFAALLTGLVVKFSAAIAEIVRAGIQSVDRGQWEASRALGLHNGQIMRLVVLPQALRVITPLTTSSYLDLTKDSSLAVAIGYPDLVSIINTTANTTGQSLEALTLLIGIYLAINLSVSAAMNLYNKRVSLKGARI
- a CDS encoding amino acid ABC transporter permease → MSLSDALDLRTWRSSTTLRTLKVGLFGTPLNSVITVVTVALLAWIIPPLLRWGIFDATWTGTSADCAAASGACWAFVGAKFRFILFAFYPPALQWRPLIVMVLLLGLLVVTAQPRFWRKGLLAAWCVVIAASWMLMSGSLVPPTVPSNQWGGLAVTLFVWSVCFGLATPLAILLALARRSGMGGLRMLAIVFIEVMRGTPMVAILYVAMLILPMAIPNGQMIDKNVRAMIMITLFWSAYVAEVIRGGLQAIPPGQYEAATALGLGYWRTMRLVVLPQALRLVIPGMVNLAIGFLLATSLLAVIGIFDLLNAARASATDPQWLGYYDEAYLLAALIYFLLCFGGSRYSLWLEKYMRRSQRH
- a CDS encoding sugar ABC transporter ATP-binding protein yields the protein MNYSDTSIAAITPFLSLENVRKTYPGVVALDGFSMEVRPGEVIGLVGENGAGKSTLMKILGGVTTPDTGTITVDGTAHKGLSVEGSLGSGIAFVHQELNLFDNLDVAANIFFGREPLRAGPLKLVDRARLRAMVAPLLKRVGANFSADTQVADLSLAQQQMVEIAKALSIKARLVILDEPTSSLPIAETDKLLDVIKALKADGISVIFISHRLHEVERVADRVVVLRDGMLAGTLGKRDINHDQMVKLMIGRMLKEREKASEAARAPGAVALAAKAVRTPTYPGRPVDLDVRRGEILGLAGLVGSGRTELARVFFGIDGSLGGTLELDGKPLVLGSAADAVAHGIFLVPEDRKLTGILLDLSIAQNISLPNLPAHARRSLVSASAEHATAEKQKKDLGIKAPSVQTRTGTLSGGNQQKVVLGKWLAMNPKVMILDEPTRGIDIGAKAEIYGLMRALADAGVAVLMISSDMEEVIGVSDRIAVMHEGQISGILDKDQFSQENVLLLAVGKPAN
- a CDS encoding sugar-binding protein, which produces MKSLIRNASVAAAALVVGLTATAIARADDKPTLAFVVNGASDFWKAAEAGVKKAQGELPDYKLELKYPEQSSVAIQQRLMDDLVTAGVKGIMVSAVDPKTSTDGLNKIASETALFTTDSDAPQTKRVAYIGSSNVDAGKQAADIAKKAMPNGGKCLGFVGLLGADNAKERIQGFKDGLAGTKITLDDVRGDDIDQARAKKNVEDALVASPDVTCMVGFYSYNTPRIYEALRDAGKLGQITVVGFDDDPITLGGVKEGTIAATVVQQPFEWAYQGMKLMAAYLKGDKSGIPANALIIIPTKIIGKDDVDAYAANLKAMAGN
- a CDS encoding LacI family DNA-binding transcriptional regulator, which codes for MSETTDPASETARRRKAPAKPKGRVTMTDIARAAGCSQATVSFVLNNSPGIRLSQQTRERVIEAARALGYSAPAFSALRKPVAAFDGLDGVIGFAVDQLATSPEAVVAIEGARQASWNAGNVLLVAQTMGDAVMEPRAIQALTRRGISALIYMTIFTREITAPDFLYSLDIPVILLNCYTSDYAFPAVVPSEIAGGQSSTRHLISHGHRRIATITGEPWMQAAQDRLKGYRRALATADIPFDPELVVEGDWSASAGYAATVKLLALKDRPTAIFCQNDRTAIGCYEALKEAGLHIPQDISVVGYDDEEIARHLFPPLTTSILPHMAMGQWAIEQLEAPLPPGQGRYPITKLECPLVERESVRAVAGG
- a CDS encoding ABC transporter permease → MSKKDLGLLILILVVGAIVAIINPRFLLPINLANTSNLIGLFGILSIGQAFVIITGGIELSVGSLVALLGTLFIDFIAVRGMGWPVAFVLILVLGAIIGLAHGWLITRLKLQPFVVTLCGLLIYRGVARFYTADGTAGFAFGQNFPDLEFLTAGRSWGVPNSFFALVIIAIVMWVVLHRSVFGRYLYAIGKNEEAAKYSGIRTGRIVMAAYVICGVLTALSAIYFAMYTRSISPASHGQFYELYAIAAAVLGGFSLRGGEGSLIGVVLGTVLLQELQNLVNLLGIPSSLNFAVMGGVILIGVLVDQQWGVFRARRLMVEAARKNVAGAPAE